A region from the Paenibacillus humicola genome encodes:
- a CDS encoding Gfo/Idh/MocA family protein, which yields MGKKQIRVGMIGYKFMGKAHSHAYRDVPFYFDGDGVPVMQAICGRDEGALKAAAQKLGWASCETDWRKLIERDDIDLIDIGAPNNAHAEIAVAAAEAGKHILCEKPLAMNTEEAKRMLEAVNKAGVVHMICHNYRFVPAVQYAKKLIDEGKLGKILHIRANYLQDWIMDPSFPLVWRLKKEVCGSGALGDLSSHSLDLARFLVGEFKEVNGMMETFVKERPVGEMSGGLSADVKGEAMGKVDVDDASIFMARFENGAVGVFEATRFAGGNRNGNRFEINGTKGSIRWDMEQMNTLQLYSADDQAGMQGFRSINCQEEVHPYAGAYWPPAHIIGYEHTFINLVAELMNGIVSGQSPAPNFEDGLINQTVLEAVQKSAETGRWVSVSEVR from the coding sequence ATGGGCAAAAAACAAATCCGGGTTGGTATGATCGGCTATAAATTCATGGGCAAGGCCCATTCCCATGCATACCGGGACGTTCCTTTCTACTTTGACGGCGACGGAGTTCCGGTGATGCAGGCGATTTGCGGACGCGACGAAGGAGCTTTGAAGGCGGCGGCGCAGAAACTGGGCTGGGCATCCTGCGAAACCGATTGGCGCAAGCTGATCGAACGGGACGATATCGATTTGATCGATATCGGCGCCCCCAACAATGCCCATGCGGAAATTGCCGTTGCCGCGGCTGAGGCGGGCAAACATATTCTTTGCGAGAAACCGCTGGCGATGAACACCGAAGAAGCAAAACGAATGCTGGAGGCGGTCAATAAAGCCGGGGTCGTTCATATGATTTGCCATAACTACCGGTTTGTTCCCGCCGTTCAATATGCGAAGAAGCTGATTGATGAAGGAAAACTCGGCAAAATCCTTCACATTCGGGCGAATTACCTGCAGGACTGGATTATGGACCCGAGCTTCCCGCTCGTATGGCGCTTGAAAAAAGAAGTTTGCGGTTCCGGCGCGCTTGGGGATCTGTCCTCCCATTCGCTCGACCTTGCCCGTTTTCTGGTAGGCGAGTTTAAGGAAGTGAACGGCATGATGGAGACGTTCGTCAAAGAACGTCCGGTCGGAGAAATGAGCGGCGGCTTGAGCGCCGACGTCAAGGGAGAAGCGATGGGGAAGGTCGATGTAGACGATGCATCCATTTTTATGGCCCGCTTCGAAAACGGGGCCGTCGGCGTCTTTGAAGCGACGCGTTTTGCCGGCGGCAACCGCAACGGGAACCGTTTCGAGATCAACGGCACGAAGGGGTCGATCCGCTGGGATATGGAGCAGATGAACACCCTGCAATTGTATTCCGCTGACGATCAAGCCGGCATGCAGGGCTTCCGCTCCATTAACTGCCAGGAGGAGGTTCATCCTTATGCCGGAGCGTATTGGCCGCCCGCCCATATTATCGGCTATGAGCATACATTCATCAACCTGGTCGCGGAGCTGATGAACGGCATCGTCAGCGGCCAAAGTCCGGCGCCGAATTTCGAGGACGGCCTCATCAATCAAACGGTGCTTGAAGCGGTGCAGAAATCCGCCGAGACAGGGCGATGGGTATCCGTTTCGGAGGTTCGATAG
- a CDS encoding response regulator, translating into MYKLLIVDNEEIIVDGLVEFFTEMDGLDLEVFGAHSGMEAIRLLEQTKFDVVLSDIRMPRMSGLELQEEVRKRWPRCKIIFLSGYDEFVYVRQAVQNGASNYILKTEGYEVIAETVEKVLAELEETDRLDHLLSSARKQLQASLPLLQREFMHGLLMGDAGSARVRDEQFGELGIGLTGGEPALLVVGRVDDWRGIFAPYDRNLLIFAIQNIAKEFFAPAVSLYSFSYEPSRVVMFIQSGAGGGQQDEEEKRAHALRFVQQTLADVQRAVRELLKIAVSFSVGHAFVPWNRIPEQFESLKLLLNLGLGAGNESIVLESRSRERAEEELPPELQPQSFAAAVRKLQHHLENGERADFFELLEELMRSGDGPALRPESVRLEISLSLAAIFLSAINRFELHMEISRSVDLSLLSRFEPVLPWKERTAYFGRLAEAVFDARSSRRTDQEESIVTQIELYIAAHLAGDLSLTRLGEVFGHHPYYLSRLYKQITDRVLSDYITEVRLKKAKELLEESDCRIQDVSKEIGILSETYFYRFFKKHLGVTPQEYRDAAKRFK; encoded by the coding sequence ATGTATAAACTGCTTATTGTCGATAATGAGGAAATCATCGTCGACGGTCTGGTCGAATTTTTTACGGAAATGGACGGTTTGGACCTGGAAGTGTTCGGCGCGCATTCGGGCATGGAAGCGATCCGTCTCCTGGAGCAGACGAAATTCGACGTCGTGCTCTCCGATATCCGCATGCCGCGGATGAGCGGCTTGGAGCTGCAGGAGGAAGTGCGAAAGCGATGGCCTCGCTGCAAGATTATCTTTCTATCCGGATACGACGAGTTTGTCTATGTCAGGCAGGCCGTCCAGAATGGAGCCAGCAATTACATTTTAAAAACGGAAGGCTACGAGGTTATTGCGGAGACGGTCGAGAAGGTGCTCGCCGAGCTGGAAGAAACCGACCGCCTCGATCATCTCCTGTCCAGCGCCCGCAAGCAGCTTCAGGCATCGCTTCCGCTGCTGCAGCGGGAGTTTATGCACGGCCTGCTCATGGGCGACGCCGGTTCCGCTCGCGTCCGGGACGAGCAGTTCGGCGAGCTCGGGATCGGCCTGACCGGCGGCGAGCCGGCGCTGCTCGTCGTCGGGCGCGTGGACGATTGGCGCGGCATCTTCGCGCCGTACGACCGAAATTTGCTTATCTTTGCGATCCAGAACATCGCAAAGGAATTTTTCGCGCCGGCCGTCAGCCTGTATTCGTTTTCGTATGAGCCGTCGCGCGTCGTCATGTTCATTCAGTCCGGAGCGGGCGGCGGACAGCAGGACGAAGAGGAGAAACGCGCGCATGCGCTGCGGTTTGTCCAGCAAACGCTGGCTGACGTTCAGCGGGCGGTCCGCGAGCTGCTCAAGATTGCCGTCTCCTTCTCGGTCGGACATGCTTTCGTCCCTTGGAACCGGATTCCCGAGCAGTTTGAATCGTTGAAGCTGCTGCTTAATCTCGGCCTGGGTGCGGGCAACGAATCGATCGTGCTGGAGTCCCGCAGCCGGGAACGGGCGGAGGAGGAACTGCCGCCGGAGCTGCAGCCGCAATCGTTTGCCGCAGCCGTCCGCAAGCTGCAGCATCATTTGGAGAACGGCGAACGCGCCGACTTCTTCGAGCTTCTCGAGGAGCTGATGCGGTCCGGTGACGGGCCGGCCCTACGCCCCGAAAGCGTCCGGCTTGAAATCTCGCTGTCGCTCGCGGCGATTTTTCTGTCGGCGATCAACCGGTTCGAGCTTCATATGGAAATCAGCCGGTCCGTCGATCTCAGCCTGCTGAGCCGGTTCGAGCCGGTGCTGCCCTGGAAAGAGCGGACCGCGTATTTCGGCAGGCTTGCGGAAGCGGTGTTTGACGCCAGATCGAGCCGGCGGACGGATCAGGAAGAGAGCATCGTGACCCAAATCGAGCTTTATATCGCGGCCCATTTGGCAGGCGACCTGTCGCTCACCCGTCTTGGCGAAGTGTTCGGGCATCATCCTTACTACCTGTCGCGATTGTATAAGCAAATTACGGACCGGGTACTGTCCGACTATATTACGGAAGTCAGACTGAAGAAGGCGAAAGAGCTGCTCGAGGAAAGCGACTGCCGGATTCAGGACGTATCCAAGGAAATCGGCATTTTGTCGGAAACCTATTTTTACCGGTTCTTCAAAAAACATTTGGGGGTGACCCCCCAGGAATACCGGGACGCCGCCAAAAGGTTTAAATAG
- a CDS encoding carbohydrate ABC transporter permease translates to MYKLSWSRKTFLIFNYTFLIAMSVLCILPLLNVLAVSFSSAGAALSGSVKFIPIDFNLKSYEIVIQQGKFFTAFGVSVERLILGTLVNMIICVLTAYPLSKENHRFPLRTAYAWLFVFTILFSGGLIPTYLVVKQTHLLGTIWSLVLPGAVNVFNVILMLNFFRGLPKELEESALMDGANHLVTLVKIYLPISLPSLATVTLFTMVGHWNSWFDGLLYMRNPNDYPLATYLQAITIDAATLKNLTMNDPETARFVSDRTGRAAQIFMTALPILLVYPFLQKYFVKGLVLGSVKE, encoded by the coding sequence ATGTATAAACTTTCATGGTCGCGCAAAACGTTTTTGATCTTTAACTACACCTTTCTGATCGCCATGTCTGTCTTGTGCATCCTGCCGCTGCTCAATGTGCTCGCCGTTTCCTTCAGCTCGGCGGGCGCCGCACTGTCGGGAAGCGTCAAGTTCATACCGATCGATTTTAATTTGAAATCGTACGAGATCGTCATTCAGCAGGGCAAGTTTTTCACCGCGTTCGGCGTTTCGGTCGAGCGGCTGATTCTGGGCACGCTGGTGAATATGATCATCTGCGTCCTGACCGCATATCCGCTTTCGAAGGAAAACCACCGGTTCCCGCTGCGGACGGCATATGCCTGGCTGTTTGTGTTTACGATCCTGTTTAGCGGCGGGCTTATCCCGACCTATCTCGTTGTCAAGCAGACCCATCTTCTGGGTACGATCTGGTCGCTCGTTTTGCCCGGCGCCGTCAATGTATTCAATGTTATCCTCATGCTTAATTTTTTCAGGGGTCTGCCCAAGGAGCTGGAAGAGTCCGCGCTGATGGACGGCGCAAATCATCTGGTGACGCTCGTTAAAATCTATTTGCCCATCTCGTTGCCCTCGCTGGCGACCGTAACGCTGTTTACGATGGTCGGCCACTGGAATTCCTGGTTCGACGGGCTGCTTTATATGCGGAATCCCAACGATTATCCGCTGGCGACCTATTTGCAGGCGATTACGATCGATGCGGCAACCTTAAAGAACCTGACGATGAACGACCCCGAAACGGCGCGCTTCGTCTCGGACCGGACCGGCCGTGCGGCGCAAATTTTTATGACGGCGCTGCCGATTCTGCTCGTTTACCCGTTCCTGCAAAAGTATTTCGTCAAAGGACTGGTATTGGGAAGCGTGAAGGAATAA
- a CDS encoding ABC transporter permease — protein MRLMKSLKRDYLLHVMLLPALVLVLVYSYYPMFGIIIAFEKFSAFKGFFHSPWVGFDNFKYVFQMPEFPLVMRNTLIIAIFKIIGNLAVPIIVALMLNEVSKSFIKRGVQTLVYLPHFLSWVILAGILKDILSPSDGIVNHVLGYLGVQPIFFLGDNHWFRFTLIVSDVWKEFGFNTIVYLAALTSISPSLYEAAIVDGASRWKQTLHITLPGIVPIMILLGTLSLGNVLNAGFDQVFNLYNPITYDSGDILDTLVYRIGIVSAQYSVSTAIGLFKSAVSFLLISVSYWLAYRLANYRIF, from the coding sequence ATGCGTCTGATGAAAAGCCTGAAGCGGGATTATTTGCTGCATGTGATGCTCCTGCCCGCTCTGGTTCTGGTTCTCGTCTACAGCTACTATCCGATGTTCGGAATCATTATCGCGTTCGAGAAGTTTTCGGCGTTCAAAGGCTTCTTCCACTCGCCATGGGTCGGCTTCGACAACTTCAAGTATGTGTTTCAAATGCCGGAGTTTCCGCTTGTCATGCGAAACACGCTCATTATCGCGATTTTCAAAATCATCGGCAACCTGGCGGTGCCGATTATCGTGGCGCTGATGCTGAACGAAGTCAGCAAATCGTTCATTAAGCGGGGCGTACAGACGCTTGTGTACCTGCCTCATTTTCTGTCGTGGGTCATTTTGGCGGGCATTTTAAAAGACATTCTTTCGCCCTCCGACGGGATCGTCAATCATGTGCTCGGCTATCTCGGCGTGCAGCCCATTTTTTTTCTGGGAGATAATCATTGGTTCCGCTTCACGCTTATCGTCAGCGATGTATGGAAGGAATTCGGATTTAATACGATCGTTTATTTGGCGGCGCTCACGTCGATCAGCCCTTCCTTGTACGAAGCGGCCATCGTCGACGGCGCTTCGCGCTGGAAGCAAACGCTGCACATTACGCTTCCCGGCATCGTGCCGATCATGATTTTGCTGGGCACGCTCAGTCTCGGCAACGTCTTGAACGCGGGCTTCGATCAGGTGTTTAACCTGTACAATCCGATCACCTACGATAGCGGCGATATTTTGGATACGCTCGTTTACCGCATCGGAATTGTCAGCGCGCAGTACAGCGTATCGACAGCGATCGGTCTCTTCAAATCGGCCGTTTCGTTCCTGTTGATCTCCGTATCGTACTGGCTGGCCTACCGACTGGCCAATTACCGCATTTTCTAA
- a CDS encoding FTR1 family iron permease, with protein MKFIRLKQVMFGVFTLLIVGVFVWQGMTANGNPDPSASNLTPGAAILNTAILVFREGLEAILVLSAITAGLVRSKKESWKPIFVGSGLSLLLTFVTWFVVVGMISLLGNTTSELNIQAGTGLLANIVLLIIMNWFFHKLYWTGWISLHNRKRRQITDAPADNAPASYWSLVVVGLTSVYREGFEVVLFLQNLRLQAGNRVIVLGSLIGLCLTGIVGLLTFAAHKKLPYKKMLVVTGALLVVVLLVMTGETAQEMQLAGWIPTTDLHLNIPAWMGLWLSAFPTAETLSAQALAFVLVVGSYVSLQYIRVWKPKLAEKVSS; from the coding sequence ATGAAGTTCATCCGTCTTAAACAGGTGATGTTTGGCGTATTCACTCTGCTGATCGTCGGCGTTTTTGTGTGGCAAGGAATGACGGCGAACGGCAATCCGGACCCGAGCGCAAGCAATTTAACGCCTGGGGCCGCCATCTTAAACACAGCCATCCTTGTTTTTCGCGAGGGGCTTGAGGCAATCCTCGTATTATCGGCTATCACGGCGGGACTTGTCCGGAGCAAGAAAGAATCCTGGAAGCCGATATTCGTCGGTTCGGGCTTGTCGCTTCTTTTAACCTTTGTCACTTGGTTTGTCGTCGTCGGGATGATTTCGCTCTTGGGAAACACCACATCGGAGCTCAATATTCAGGCCGGCACGGGCCTGCTTGCCAATATCGTCCTGCTCATCATCATGAACTGGTTTTTTCATAAGCTCTATTGGACGGGATGGATTTCTTTGCATAACAGAAAGCGCCGCCAAATTACGGATGCGCCCGCCGACAATGCTCCGGCTTCCTATTGGAGTCTTGTGGTTGTCGGACTAACGTCCGTATACCGGGAAGGATTCGAGGTTGTACTGTTTCTTCAGAACCTGCGCCTGCAGGCGGGGAATCGAGTCATTGTGCTCGGTTCGTTAATCGGCTTGTGCTTGACCGGCATCGTGGGCTTATTGACGTTTGCGGCACACAAAAAGCTCCCGTACAAAAAAATGCTGGTCGTAACGGGAGCGCTGCTTGTCGTCGTGCTGTTAGTGATGACCGGCGAAACCGCTCAAGAAATGCAGCTGGCCGGCTGGATTCCCACGACGGACCTGCATCTGAACATTCCCGCCTGGATGGGGCTTTGGCTGTCCGCTTTCCCTACAGCCGAAACCTTAAGCGCTCAAGCGCTCGCCTTCGTTCTCGTCGTGGGCTCGTATGTGTCCTTGCAATACATCCGCGTCTGGAAACCGAAATTGGCGGAAAAAGTCAGTTCATAA
- a CDS encoding extracellular solute-binding protein, translating to MKPNRKIACLAFIAACTLALSACSSDKQNGTSASTGDSGSNASSSAQTDGSSGKYNPPITIHAARNVQADWIYDKGEDINNNVWTKEFEDNLGIKMTYDWTAPSTDDYTNKMNVVIASGDTLPDMFEVNAAQLQQLADADQLEDLTDVFNKEATPLTKKLMNGDGGIAMSAATFDGKLLAIPHINGTITNNDVLWIRSDWMKKLGLSAPKSIDDLVKIADAFVNKDPDGDGKKDTFGLGLLGSPQLGMTGGSSGDLGGWFAAFNAYPDIWIKDSTGKIVYGSIQPEVKTGLAKLQEMYKNGLIDKEWSVKDAGKFGEDIINNKLGMFYGANWNSYSPMNISKNQQLDNMKPYSIVSVDGKQPVVQAVNPSVDQYVVVKKGYAHPEAIIRLLNDFQEKMWGATGDYEKFGAKPGSSPEIDYFKYPLVQSWPVTKDIPDNLDAVHAALDSGDVSKLNSEQAAIVKNIKAYEAGDIVKGWGQKRQYDAFDIIKKDDLNNQLNSEFYGAPTPTMVTKKASLDTLEQQEFTKIIMGAAPIDEFDKFVADWKKLGGDQITQEVNDWKAQHK from the coding sequence TTGAAACCGAACAGAAAAATTGCCTGTCTCGCTTTTATTGCCGCCTGCACGCTTGCCCTGTCGGCATGTTCGTCGGACAAGCAGAACGGGACGTCCGCATCGACCGGAGATTCCGGCAGTAATGCGTCGTCATCCGCGCAGACGGACGGAAGCTCGGGCAAATACAACCCGCCGATTACCATTCACGCCGCACGGAATGTCCAGGCGGACTGGATTTACGATAAAGGCGAGGATATTAACAATAACGTCTGGACGAAAGAATTCGAGGATAACCTCGGCATCAAAATGACGTATGACTGGACCGCTCCGTCAACCGACGATTATACCAATAAAATGAATGTCGTCATCGCTTCGGGCGACACCCTGCCGGATATGTTCGAAGTGAACGCCGCACAGCTGCAGCAGCTGGCCGATGCGGACCAATTGGAAGACTTGACCGATGTGTTCAACAAGGAAGCCACGCCGTTAACAAAGAAGCTGATGAACGGAGACGGCGGAATTGCGATGAGCGCGGCCACCTTCGACGGGAAGCTGCTGGCCATTCCGCACATCAACGGCACGATTACGAACAACGATGTCCTGTGGATCCGGTCCGATTGGATGAAAAAGCTGGGCTTGTCCGCGCCCAAATCGATCGACGACCTGGTCAAAATCGCGGATGCGTTCGTAAACAAGGACCCGGATGGAGACGGCAAAAAGGATACGTTCGGACTCGGTCTGCTGGGAAGTCCGCAGCTTGGGATGACGGGCGGCAGCTCCGGAGACCTCGGCGGCTGGTTCGCGGCCTTCAATGCCTATCCGGATATCTGGATTAAAGATTCGACCGGCAAAATCGTCTACGGCAGCATCCAGCCGGAGGTCAAGACGGGGCTTGCGAAGCTGCAGGAGATGTACAAGAACGGTCTCATCGATAAGGAATGGTCCGTTAAAGACGCCGGGAAATTCGGCGAAGACATCATCAACAACAAGCTGGGTATGTTCTACGGCGCAAACTGGAATTCGTATTCGCCCATGAATATTTCGAAAAATCAGCAGCTCGACAATATGAAGCCGTATTCGATCGTCTCGGTCGACGGCAAGCAGCCGGTGGTGCAAGCGGTCAATCCTTCCGTTGACCAGTACGTCGTCGTGAAGAAAGGCTACGCGCATCCCGAAGCGATCATCCGTCTGCTCAACGATTTTCAGGAGAAAATGTGGGGAGCGACCGGAGATTACGAGAAATTCGGCGCGAAGCCCGGCTCGTCGCCGGAAATCGACTATTTCAAATATCCGCTTGTCCAGTCGTGGCCGGTTACGAAGGATATCCCGGACAACCTGGATGCGGTTCATGCGGCGCTCGATTCCGGAGATGTCTCCAAGCTGAATTCCGAGCAAGCGGCGATCGTCAAGAACATCAAAGCCTATGAGGCGGGAGACATCGTCAAAGGCTGGGGCCAAAAGCGGCAGTACGACGCGTTTGACATTATTAAGAAGGACGACCTGAACAACCAGCTCAATTCCGAGTTTTACGGGGCGCCGACACCGACGATGGTGACGAAGAAGGCGTCGCTCGATACGCTGGAGCAGCAGGAATTTACGAAAATCATCATGGGCGCGGCCCCGATCGACGAGTTCGACAAGTTCGTTGCCGATTGGAAGAAGCTTGGCGGGGACCAAATTACCCAGGAAGTGAACGATTGGAAAGCCCAACATAAATAA
- a CDS encoding sensor histidine kinase: protein MKPVKLTIFPKLVITFLIVIIPIDALSLFMNVSGERIVRNELLASSASNVHFYLSALETEIERIMQLEREYISSDDDFKKAGVIPESMDDYERVETIRRIENKLSILKSSSPYIQEIKIYFPKLGHTILSGGLGEDTIPKEELDEIVHHAQHSASPLTYWNGRLFLGMVYPAPGNNMDFALEVELSLPLLKKSLAQMANNAASDTILINEKENWTVSGKQEHAILTDIMDFLRNTSAAGPQSGQQRMKLENEQYLLYYERSSMLGLTLVHYVPEKEATGVLNRYRTWYWILVLLSLGVVLLFSYWIFRLIHQPMRRLVGALRKVGEGNLTLRLHHRSRDEFQDVYHQFNTMVSRIQTLIDEVFEQKLRSQRSEMKQLQSQINPHFLYNSLFILLTLIKQQRLSHAEELVKHMGNYFRFITRNGEDEIRLDQEIQHAKAYAGIQSVRFPSIEVIWRGFPAASSELVVPRLILQPLIENAYLHGLEGKDGRGTLLVEAHAGDNRLEVVIEDDGDGLEDAVIDKLSAELRAAQDKNEWTGIFNVHRRLQLKFGSEYGLKVKRGALGGLAVSMTIPLPEEEHDV from the coding sequence TTGAAGCCAGTTAAATTGACCATTTTCCCCAAGCTGGTCATCACCTTTTTGATCGTCATTATCCCCATCGACGCGCTCAGCCTGTTTATGAACGTATCGGGTGAACGAATCGTCCGCAACGAGCTGCTGGCGTCAAGCGCCTCCAACGTCCATTTTTATCTCAGCGCGCTGGAAACCGAAATTGAACGGATCATGCAGCTGGAGCGCGAATATATAAGCAGCGACGACGATTTCAAGAAAGCGGGGGTCATCCCGGAATCGATGGACGATTACGAGCGGGTGGAAACGATCCGCCGGATCGAAAATAAGCTGTCCATTTTGAAAAGCTCCAGCCCCTATATTCAGGAAATCAAAATTTATTTTCCGAAGCTCGGTCATACCATTTTGTCCGGCGGACTTGGAGAGGACACGATCCCCAAGGAAGAGCTGGACGAGATTGTCCATCATGCCCAGCATTCCGCTTCTCCGCTTACGTATTGGAACGGACGGCTTTTTCTGGGGATGGTGTATCCGGCGCCGGGAAACAATATGGACTTTGCGCTCGAAGTGGAGCTGTCGCTGCCGCTGCTGAAAAAATCGTTGGCGCAAATGGCGAACAACGCGGCGTCGGATACGATTTTGATTAACGAAAAGGAAAACTGGACCGTGAGCGGCAAACAGGAGCATGCCATCCTGACGGATATTATGGACTTTCTGCGAAACACGTCGGCCGCCGGCCCGCAGTCGGGACAACAGCGCATGAAGCTGGAGAATGAGCAGTATCTGCTTTACTACGAGCGCTCGTCCATGCTCGGCTTGACGCTGGTTCATTACGTTCCCGAGAAGGAGGCGACGGGGGTGCTGAACCGGTACCGGACCTGGTACTGGATTCTCGTGCTGCTGTCTTTAGGCGTCGTGCTGCTGTTTTCGTACTGGATTTTCCGGCTCATTCATCAGCCGATGAGACGCCTGGTCGGCGCGCTGCGCAAGGTCGGAGAAGGCAACCTGACACTCCGGCTGCATCACCGTTCCCGCGATGAATTTCAGGATGTCTACCATCAGTTCAATACGATGGTGAGCCGAATTCAAACGCTGATCGACGAGGTGTTCGAGCAGAAGCTTCGTTCGCAGCGCTCGGAGATGAAGCAGCTGCAGTCGCAAATCAACCCTCATTTTCTGTATAACAGCCTCTTTATTTTACTGACGCTGATCAAACAGCAGCGGCTTTCGCATGCGGAGGAGCTCGTCAAGCATATGGGCAATTATTTCCGCTTTATCACGCGAAACGGCGAGGACGAGATTCGGCTGGATCAGGAAATTCAGCATGCGAAGGCTTATGCCGGCATTCAGTCGGTCCGGTTTCCTAGCATTGAAGTGATCTGGCGCGGTTTTCCGGCCGCTTCGTCGGAGCTGGTCGTGCCGCGGCTCATTCTTCAGCCCCTGATCGAGAATGCTTATCTTCACGGGCTCGAAGGCAAGGACGGGCGGGGGACGCTGCTGGTCGAAGCGCATGCCGGCGATAACCGGCTTGAGGTCGTGATTGAAGACGACGGAGACGGGCTCGAAGACGCGGTCATTGATAAGCTGTCGGCCGAGCTCCGCGCGGCACAGGACAAAAACGAATGGACGGGAATATTCAACGTACACCGCCGGCTTCAGCTGAAATTCGGCAGCGAATACGGTCTTAAGGTAAAGCGGGGCGCACTTGGCGGTCTCGCCGTCTCCATGACGATTCCGCTTCCGGAGGAGGAACACGATGTATAA